CAGCCATGGGAATTGCCAGGACTTTTCAGATTATGAAACCATTGAGGAATATGACAGTGTTAGATAATGTTGTTTCGGGTGCAATGTTTGGGAGAAAGGAACTGAAAAATGCGAAGGCTGCCAGGGACTATGCAGCAGAAATTCTGGAGTTTACCGGAATGTATGAGAAAAAAGATTTGTATCCAATGGATATGGGAACACCATTTAAAAAGCGTCTTGAGGTGGCGAGAGCACTGGCGACTGATCCTGACCTGCTTTTGTTAGACGAAGTTATGGCCGGTTTAAATCCAACAGAAACGGATGAGGCGGTGGAACTTTTTAGAAAAATTAATGCACAGGGGACTACGATTCTTCTGATTGAGCATGTTATGAGAGCAGTTACCAGCCTTTGCTCAAAAGTTATTG
The window above is part of the Novisyntrophococcus fermenticellae genome. Proteins encoded here:
- a CDS encoding ABC transporter ATP-binding protein produces the protein MGNILEIEHLTKNFRGLKAVNDVSFTVEEGSITGMIGSNGAGKTTVFNMVSGVLLPSDGKTIYKGKDITGTKPDRYSAMGIARTFQIMKPLRNMTVLDNVVSGAMFGRKELKNAKAARDYAAEILEFTGMYEKKDLYPMDMGTPFKKRLEVARALATDPDLLLLDEVMAGLNPTETDEAVELFRKINAQGTTILLIEHVMRAVTSLCSKVIVMHHGEKITEGSPEQVMNDPYVIEIYLGKEEG